A window from Alphaproteobacteria bacterium encodes these proteins:
- a CDS encoding nuclear transport factor 2 family protein — protein sequence MTAEERMAALEARLAELEPLARRVAELEDIEAVKEAKNRFALAADPVLDVEALVALFTEDATLEYTGGLGVKRGHSEIRAWFENDPIDWRVHFFLPIEIRIDSGGKTARGKWFMFAPLRSQNYFEDRVDAIWCVASYDDELRKVDGTWLFSHVRTHFHIMAPHDKGWAETLVDAAPYVKPETR from the coding sequence ATGACGGCGGAAGAAAGGATGGCCGCGCTCGAGGCGCGGTTGGCGGAGCTCGAACCGCTGGCCCGGCGGGTCGCGGAGCTCGAGGACATCGAGGCCGTCAAGGAAGCCAAGAACCGGTTTGCGCTGGCGGCCGATCCCGTGCTCGATGTCGAGGCGCTGGTGGCGCTGTTCACCGAGGATGCGACGCTCGAATATACCGGCGGCCTTGGCGTCAAACGGGGGCATTCCGAAATCCGCGCCTGGTTCGAGAACGACCCGATCGACTGGCGTGTCCATTTCTTTTTGCCGATCGAGATACGCATCGACTCCGGTGGCAAGACAGCGCGCGGCAAATGGTTCATGTTCGCCCCGCTCCGATCGCAGAATTACTTCGAGGATCGGGTAGACGCGATCTGGTGCGTCGCGAGCTACGATGACGAACTGCGCAAGGTGGATGGGACCTGGCTCTTTTCCCACGTGCGGACCCATTTCCATATCATGGCGCCGCATGACAAGGGCTGGGCCGAGACGCTGGTCGACGCGGCGCCCTATGTGAAACCAGAGACCCGCTGA
- a CDS encoding NAD-dependent epimerase/dehydratase family protein, whose protein sequence is MSGQSDFRALRGRKMLVVGGAGFVGSNLVLKLLEEDAGEILIVDNLLSADITNVPADPRVTFHYGSITDDAILAALPDDLDYVWHLACYHGNQSSIHDPLADHENNTLTTLKLFDRLKSFKNLRKVVYAAAGCAVAEKTYDAAEATTEDAPVSLYHDSPYAISKLIGELYGNYYFLRHGLAVVKARFQNVYGPREVLGAGRWRGTPHTVWRNVTPGFIWRSLQGEALPLDKGGEVSRDFIFVEDMARGLMCCAVLGKPGEIYNLASGVETTIRDLAQTINRITGNVTPVELRPGRDWDRSGRRFGSTEKSRRELGFVAGVTLHDGLEKTVAWTRDNAETIERCIRQHDYFMTRLDGAT, encoded by the coding sequence ATGAGCGGGCAATCCGACTTCCGCGCCCTCAGGGGGCGAAAGATGCTTGTGGTCGGCGGCGCCGGGTTTGTCGGCAGCAATCTGGTGCTCAAGCTGCTTGAGGAGGACGCGGGCGAGATCCTCATCGTCGACAATCTTCTGTCCGCCGACATTACGAATGTGCCGGCGGATCCGCGCGTGACTTTCCATTACGGCTCGATCACCGATGACGCCATTCTCGCGGCCCTGCCCGACGATCTGGACTACGTCTGGCACCTGGCCTGCTATCACGGCAACCAGTCGTCGATCCACGATCCGCTGGCGGATCATGAAAACAACACGCTCACGACGCTCAAACTGTTCGATCGGCTCAAGTCGTTCAAAAATCTCAGGAAGGTCGTTTATGCGGCCGCCGGGTGCGCGGTCGCGGAAAAAACCTATGATGCGGCGGAAGCCACGACAGAGGATGCGCCCGTTTCCCTGTACCACGACAGCCCGTACGCCATCTCGAAGCTGATTGGCGAGCTTTACGGGAACTATTATTTCCTCCGCCACGGGCTGGCGGTGGTGAAGGCGCGCTTTCAGAACGTCTACGGACCTCGCGAGGTGCTGGGCGCCGGTCGCTGGCGGGGCACGCCGCACACGGTCTGGCGCAACGTGACGCCGGGGTTCATCTGGCGCTCTCTGCAAGGCGAGGCCCTGCCGCTCGACAAGGGGGGCGAGGTCAGCCGAGATTTCATCTTTGTCGAGGATATGGCGCGCGGGCTCATGTGCTGTGCCGTCCTGGGCAAGCCGGGTGAGATCTATAACCTGGCCTCGGGTGTGGAAACCACCATCCGCGATCTGGCCCAGACCATCAACCGGATTACCGGCAATGTCACACCGGTTGAGCTGCGTCCCGGGCGGGACTGGGACCGTTCCGGCCGGCGCTTCGGCTCGACGGAAAAATCCCGGCGCGAACTGGGCTTTGTGGCCGGGGTGACGCTGCACGATGGGCTCGAGAAAACCGTCGCCTGGACACGGGACAATGCCGAGACGATCGAGCGGTGCATCCGCCAGCACGATTACTTCATGACCCGCCTCGACGGCGCAACCTGA
- a CDS encoding PAS domain S-box protein, whose protein sequence is MPAAPLPADEAERLAALRGYAILDTPPEENFDRIVRLACRLFSVPIALISLVDENRQWFKARQGLEATETPRDVAFCAHAILEDGVLVVPDATQDQRFADNPLVQGGPGIRFYAGAPLISPTGQRIGTLCLIDTISRTDFSAADRASLRDLGGVVMDEMEMRRTREMIRENEDRYRRLYNKTPAMMYSIDEEGRMLAVSDYWLQHLGYGREEVLGRKSVDFLTPESRDRAVREALPRFFEMGEVRDVPLQFVTRDGGVLDTELSAVAERDQEGRFLNSLTLVRDVTQQKAIEAQFRQAQKMEAVGQLTGGVAHDFNNLLAVILGNLQLLQASGQLEGKAEKRAQAALEATERGAELTRRLLAYARKSRLETTVVEADSLVRNTESLLARTLGESVTLTLDLAAGGSHISIDTSQLETAILNLAINGRDAMGGGGTLRIRTARQRVGGRQGGLAGAPPAGDYVVISVKDSGPGIDPEILDKVFDPFFTTKEAGKGTGLGLSMVYGFIRQSGGHVQIQSVGGEGATVLMYLPAAKAPAEETARPLTDDASPRGNETVLVVEDSPSVREMAIALLESLGYATVPAPNGAVAISILHERPDVEILFTDIVMPGGMNGTNLAAAALAIRPDLAVLYTSGFAEHSLTPDSRPNDDWPLIGKPYRKAELARRLRQALALGKQRQPTETI, encoded by the coding sequence ATGCCCGCTGCTCCGCTGCCCGCTGACGAAGCCGAGCGTCTCGCCGCCCTGCGCGGCTACGCTATCCTCGATACCCCGCCCGAAGAGAATTTCGATCGCATCGTACGCCTCGCCTGCCGGCTGTTCAGCGTCCCGATCGCCCTGATTTCCCTCGTCGACGAGAACCGGCAATGGTTCAAGGCACGTCAGGGGCTGGAGGCTACCGAGACACCCCGCGATGTCGCCTTCTGCGCCCATGCCATCCTTGAGGACGGCGTGCTCGTGGTTCCCGACGCGACCCAGGATCAGCGGTTTGCGGACAATCCGCTCGTCCAGGGCGGGCCGGGAATCCGGTTTTACGCCGGCGCCCCCCTCATTTCGCCAACCGGCCAGCGGATCGGCACCCTTTGCCTTATTGACACGATCAGCCGGACGGATTTTTCCGCCGCCGATCGGGCCTCCCTTCGCGATCTCGGGGGCGTGGTCATGGACGAGATGGAGATGCGCCGAACCCGGGAGATGATCCGCGAGAATGAAGACCGCTATCGCCGGCTCTACAACAAGACGCCCGCGATGATGTATTCGATTGACGAAGAGGGACGGATGCTGGCGGTCAGCGATTACTGGCTGCAGCATCTGGGTTACGGGCGCGAAGAGGTCCTTGGCCGGAAATCGGTGGATTTTCTCACGCCCGAGTCCCGTGATCGGGCGGTACGGGAGGCGCTTCCCCGCTTTTTCGAGATGGGCGAGGTACGGGATGTGCCGTTGCAGTTCGTGACTCGCGACGGTGGGGTGCTTGATACCGAGCTGTCGGCCGTCGCCGAGCGCGATCAGGAAGGCCGTTTCCTCAATTCGCTGACGCTCGTCAGGGACGTGACGCAGCAGAAAGCGATCGAGGCCCAGTTTCGTCAGGCACAGAAAATGGAGGCCGTGGGCCAGTTGACCGGCGGCGTCGCGCATGATTTCAACAATTTACTCGCGGTAATCCTCGGCAATCTTCAGCTTCTGCAGGCCTCGGGCCAGCTTGAGGGCAAGGCGGAGAAACGGGCGCAAGCGGCCCTGGAGGCGACGGAGCGCGGCGCCGAGCTTACCCGGCGGCTGCTTGCCTATGCGCGAAAGTCGCGGCTCGAAACGACGGTCGTGGAGGCCGATTCCCTGGTCCGCAATACCGAGAGCCTTCTTGCGCGGACGCTGGGCGAGTCGGTCACCCTCACCCTCGATCTGGCAGCCGGGGGCAGCCATATCTCGATCGATACCAGCCAGCTCGAAACCGCCATTCTCAACCTCGCGATCAACGGCCGCGATGCCATGGGTGGCGGCGGCACCCTGCGGATCCGCACGGCGAGACAGCGGGTCGGCGGCCGCCAGGGCGGGCTGGCGGGCGCGCCGCCGGCCGGGGATTATGTCGTCATTTCGGTCAAAGATTCCGGCCCCGGGATCGATCCCGAAATCCTCGACAAGGTCTTCGATCCATTTTTTACCACCAAGGAGGCCGGCAAGGGGACGGGGCTCGGCCTCAGCATGGTCTACGGCTTCATCCGTCAGTCGGGCGGCCACGTCCAGATTCAATCCGTGGGCGGCGAAGGTGCGACCGTGCTCATGTACCTGCCCGCGGCCAAGGCACCGGCCGAAGAGACGGCGCGCCCCTTGACGGACGACGCGTCCCCGCGGGGAAATGAAACCGTTCTCGTGGTGGAGGACAGCCCGAGTGTCAGGGAAATGGCGATCGCGCTGCTGGAGAGCCTGGGCTACGCCACCGTCCCGGCCCCGAATGGCGCAGTCGCAATCAGTATTCTCCATGAGCGGCCGGATGTCGAAATCCTGTTCACGGATATCGTGATGCCAGGCGGCATGAACGGGACCAATCTGGCCGCGGCGGCCCTGGCGATCCGCCCAGATCTGGCCGTTCTTTACACCTCGGGCTTCGCCGAGCATTCGCTGACGCCCGATAGCAGGCCCAACGATGACTGGCCCCTGATCGGCAAACCCTACCGCAAGGCGGAGCTGGCGCGACGCCTGCGCCAGGCGCTGGCCCTGGGCAAGCAGCGCCAGCCCACCGAGACGATCTGA
- the wecB gene encoding UDP-N-acetylglucosamine 2-epimerase (non-hydrolyzing), whose product MGRRIVTVLGARPQFIKAAPVSRALAAVDGLEEILVHTGQHYDSNMSDVFFDELGIPAPHHHLGIRGGGHGEMTGRMMAGLEKICLEQKPDIVLVYGDTNSTLAGALTAAKLHIPVAHVEAGLRSFNRAMPEEINRVLTDHVSAYLFCPTGTAVGNLKSEGITRGVYQVGDVMFDATLHARARSRDRATILDRLGLAPAGFALATVHRAENTDDPERLAAVLAYLTEVAAERPVILPLHPRTAGAVARHGLDLAGLTVIEPVGYLDMAALLDGCVAVYTDSGGLQKEAYFHRKPCVTLRDETEWVETLAAGWNRLWKEPETDVSRRDIEDYGDGRAAAKIARLLAG is encoded by the coding sequence ATGGGACGCAGAATCGTCACCGTGCTGGGCGCGCGCCCGCAGTTCATCAAGGCGGCCCCGGTCAGCCGCGCCCTCGCGGCAGTGGACGGGCTTGAAGAAATTCTCGTCCACACCGGCCAGCATTACGACTCCAACATGTCGGACGTGTTCTTCGACGAGCTCGGCATCCCCGCCCCGCATCATCACCTCGGGATCAGGGGTGGCGGTCATGGCGAGATGACGGGGCGCATGATGGCGGGCCTGGAAAAAATCTGCCTCGAGCAAAAGCCCGATATCGTTCTGGTCTACGGGGATACCAACTCCACGCTTGCGGGCGCCCTGACGGCTGCCAAGCTTCATATTCCGGTGGCCCATGTCGAGGCGGGCCTGCGGTCCTTCAATCGGGCCATGCCGGAAGAGATCAACCGTGTCCTGACGGATCACGTGAGCGCCTATCTCTTCTGCCCCACGGGCACGGCGGTCGGAAATCTTAAATCCGAGGGGATTACCCGAGGCGTCTACCAGGTGGGCGATGTGATGTTCGATGCCACGCTTCATGCGCGCGCGCGATCGCGCGATCGCGCCACGATCCTCGACCGGCTCGGCCTCGCGCCGGCGGGCTTTGCGCTGGCGACGGTCCATCGGGCGGAAAATACCGACGACCCCGAGCGTCTCGCGGCCGTCCTCGCCTATTTGACCGAGGTTGCGGCCGAGCGGCCCGTGATCCTGCCCCTGCATCCGCGCACCGCGGGCGCGGTGGCGCGTCACGGGCTGGACCTGGCCGGTCTTACGGTCATCGAACCCGTCGGCTATCTCGACATGGCGGCCCTGCTGGACGGCTGTGTCGCGGTCTATACCGATTCGGGCGGGCTTCAGAAAGAGGCCTATTTTCACCGCAAGCCCTGCGTCACCTTGAGGGACGAGACCGAATGGGTGGAAACCCTCGCGGCCGGCTGGAACCGGCTCTGGAAGGAACCCGAGACGGACGTGTCGCGGCGGGATATCGAGGATTACGGCGACGGGCGCGCGGCCGCCAAAATCGCCCGCCTGCTTGCCGGCTGA
- a CDS encoding response regulator: MPGKIQGKTPLALVIDDDDAVRDTLCDMLEEIGLRTAAAEDGEKGIRLFKAEPPDVVVTDILMPVMEGIETIIRIRQIDPDVPIIAISGGNASNQPYLDYARKLGASRILEKPIRLQELTRALGDLAPSARREAD, from the coding sequence ATGCCGGGAAAGATACAGGGAAAGACGCCGCTGGCACTCGTCATAGATGACGACGACGCCGTGCGCGACACACTCTGCGACATGCTGGAGGAGATCGGCCTGCGCACCGCTGCGGCGGAGGACGGCGAGAAAGGCATACGCCTGTTCAAGGCAGAGCCGCCCGATGTCGTCGTCACCGACATCCTTATGCCAGTGATGGAAGGGATCGAGACCATTATCCGGATCCGCCAGATCGACCCCGATGTGCCGATCATCGCGATCTCCGGCGGCAACGCAAGCAACCAGCCTTATCTGGATTACGCGCGCAAGCTAGGGGCCAGCCGGATCCTCGAGAAGCCGATCCGTCTGCAAGAGCTGACCCGGGCCCTGGGTGACCTGGCACCGTCCGCCCGCCGCGAAGCGGATTAG
- a CDS encoding DapH/DapD/GlmU-related protein, whose amino-acid sequence MTAGSSLIHETSIVDAGAEVGAGTRIWHWSHVSPGARIGANCTLGQNVFVGNKVVIGDRVKIQNNVSVYDNVTLEDGVFCGPSMVFTNVHNPRSEVDRKSEFRDTLVRRGATLGANCTIVCGVTIGAYAFVGAGTVVTRDVPDFALVIGVPGQRIGWMSHAGERLGADLVCPREGRRYRLAGPERLEEIAGA is encoded by the coding sequence ATGACGGCCGGAAGTTCACTCATTCACGAGACATCAATCGTCGATGCCGGGGCCGAGGTCGGTGCCGGCACGCGCATCTGGCATTGGTCCCATGTCTCACCGGGCGCCCGGATCGGTGCCAACTGCACGCTGGGACAGAACGTCTTTGTCGGCAACAAGGTCGTCATTGGCGATCGGGTCAAGATCCAGAACAACGTCTCGGTCTATGACAACGTGACCCTGGAGGATGGCGTTTTTTGCGGCCCCAGCATGGTCTTTACCAATGTCCACAACCCGCGCAGTGAGGTGGACCGCAAAAGCGAGTTTCGTGACACGCTGGTGCGGCGCGGCGCGACCCTTGGCGCCAATTGCACTATCGTCTGTGGCGTGACGATCGGCGCCTACGCTTTTGTCGGAGCCGGCACGGTCGTCACCCGCGATGTGCCGGATTTCGCCCTTGTCATCGGCGTGCCGGGACAGCGGATCGGCTGGATGAGCCATGCTGGCGAGCGGCTCGGCGCGGATCTGGTTTGCCCCCGGGAGGGGCGGCGCTACCGGCTCGCGGGGCCGGAGCGGCTCGAGGAAATCGCCGGCGCCTGA
- a CDS encoding styrene monooxygenase/indole monooxygenase family protein, protein MRKIAIIGSGQTGLLAGIGLRDKGYDVTLYSDRTARDWLENSVPTGIAGIQIRTTELERSLGLAFWEEEAVRTAGVDFTFSLDGRNIFFRLQGRYKGPLYAIDLRLKSARWMEEFEKRGGRLIIQSVDEAALDAIADQNDLTLVAAGKAEMMGRIFERDAARSVYERPQRNLAMLLVKDVKPFRQGIPFEAMKFNFFAPFGEYFWVPFYHMNGTNCMSVLFEAKEGGPMDRWMGRCEDGHQAVEIAKDFIREHAPWEFDNVRDMTLMDDKGWLVGKFPPTVRKPVGRLSSGRIVAPLGDTCMAFDPIGGMGANNASNSAKIMMEEIVAHGDRPFDAGWMTRTFERHWTEFGQHAWTFNNLLLEPLDAPAREVLVATSQSRQLADDFFSHFNEPREFFPMLTELGAARDYISETTGRHWLVSAIRGWTRILLHQLRQKLAGRPLTPKPAR, encoded by the coding sequence ATGCGTAAGATCGCCATTATCGGGTCGGGCCAGACCGGTCTTCTGGCCGGGATAGGGCTTCGGGACAAGGGCTACGACGTCACGCTTTATTCGGACCGGACGGCGCGCGACTGGCTCGAGAACAGCGTGCCCACGGGAATTGCCGGAATCCAGATACGAACAACCGAGCTCGAGCGCTCGCTCGGCCTGGCCTTCTGGGAGGAGGAGGCGGTGCGGACGGCGGGCGTGGATTTCACCTTCAGCCTCGACGGCAGGAACATCTTCTTCCGCCTGCAGGGCCGTTACAAGGGCCCGCTTTACGCGATCGACCTGCGCCTCAAATCAGCCCGCTGGATGGAGGAATTCGAGAAGCGCGGCGGCCGCCTCATCATTCAATCGGTCGACGAGGCGGCGCTTGACGCCATCGCCGACCAGAACGACCTGACCCTGGTCGCCGCCGGCAAGGCTGAGATGATGGGCCGAATCTTCGAACGCGATGCCGCCCGCAGCGTCTATGAGCGCCCGCAACGGAATCTGGCCATGCTGCTGGTAAAGGACGTGAAGCCCTTTCGCCAGGGCATTCCGTTCGAGGCGATGAAATTCAATTTCTTCGCGCCGTTCGGCGAATATTTCTGGGTCCCTTTCTACCACATGAACGGGACAAATTGCATGTCCGTGCTGTTCGAGGCGAAGGAAGGCGGGCCGATGGATCGCTGGATGGGGAGGTGCGAGGACGGACATCAGGCGGTCGAGATCGCCAAGGATTTCATTCGCGAGCACGCGCCCTGGGAATTCGACAACGTTCGCGACATGACCCTGATGGACGACAAGGGCTGGCTCGTCGGCAAATTTCCGCCAACCGTGCGCAAGCCGGTGGGACGGCTTTCCTCGGGCCGGATCGTGGCGCCGCTGGGCGACACGTGCATGGCTTTCGATCCGATCGGCGGCATGGGGGCGAACAATGCCTCGAATTCCGCGAAGATCATGATGGAGGAAATCGTCGCCCATGGCGACCGGCCCTTCGACGCCGGCTGGATGACGCGAACCTTCGAGCGCCACTGGACAGAATTCGGCCAGCATGCTTGGACGTTCAACAACCTGCTGTTGGAGCCGCTGGACGCGCCGGCGCGGGAGGTTCTGGTCGCCACCTCGCAGTCCCGTCAACTGGCCGACGACTTCTTTTCCCATTTCAACGAGCCGCGCGAGTTCTTCCCCATGCTGACGGAGTTGGGGGCGGCACGGGACTACATCTCGGAAACGACGGGACGGCACTGGCTGGTCAGTGCCATTCGCGGCTGGACGCGGATTCTGCTCCACCAGTTGCGCCAGAAGCTGGCGGGCCGTCCGCTGACACCAAAGCCCGCGCGTTAG
- a CDS encoding DUF2238 domain-containing protein yields the protein MRAPFSLTGTTDRERVPFGQNRLLQGLALGYFAIWTVGAIDPVYPFDWFLENLLVVALALLLVVTGRLYQLSDVSYLLIFAFLCFHTLGAHFTYAEVPLGYWLQEAWSLPRNPYDRVVHFLFGLLFYYPLKDVLSGSAGLRGGWLVTMTLCVLLAASVLYEIIEWIVALLVQPEAAYAYLGTQGDPFDAQKDSALAAAGAVLAAVVTAGWRRLGPASRRPLP from the coding sequence ATGCGCGCGCCTTTTTCCCTGACGGGCACCACTGATCGCGAACGCGTGCCGTTCGGGCAAAACCGTCTGCTTCAGGGCCTCGCGCTCGGCTATTTTGCAATCTGGACGGTGGGCGCGATCGACCCGGTCTATCCGTTCGACTGGTTCCTCGAGAATCTGCTTGTCGTGGCGCTGGCCCTTCTGCTGGTCGTCACAGGACGCCTCTATCAACTCTCCGATGTCTCATATCTGCTGATCTTCGCGTTTCTCTGCTTTCACACGCTGGGCGCGCATTTCACCTATGCGGAGGTGCCGCTCGGCTACTGGCTGCAGGAGGCCTGGTCGCTTCCGCGCAATCCCTATGACCGGGTCGTGCATTTCCTGTTTGGTCTGCTGTTCTATTATCCGCTCAAGGACGTGCTATCGGGATCGGCCGGCCTCAGAGGCGGCTGGCTGGTTACGATGACGCTTTGCGTTCTCCTCGCCGCCAGCGTGCTGTACGAGATTATTGAATGGATTGTCGCTCTCCTGGTGCAGCCCGAGGCGGCTTATGCCTATCTCGGCACTCAGGGCGACCCGTTCGACGCGCAGAAGGATTCCGCGCTGGCCGCGGCCGGGGCTGTTCTGGCTGCCGTGGTCACGGCTGGCTGGCGCCGTTTGGGGCCGGCTAGTCGTCGGCCGCTTCCCTGA
- a CDS encoding nucleotide sugar dehydrogenase yields MADRHQDAAPLPSDPSKVTVAVIGVGYVGLPVAVTFGRNQPTIAFDSNSARIEALSEGRDETLEVTAEELGAARRLSFSADPAALAAAQVYVVTVPTPIDAFKRPDLSFLERASETVGRALGRGDVVIYESTVFPGATEEHCVPVLERVSGLTFNQDFYVGYSPERINPGDKRHRLSDIMKVTSGSTPAAADFVDRLYGSIITAGTFKASSIRVAEAAKVIENTQRDVNIALVNELAMLFTRLGLDTEEVLKAAGTKWNFLPFRPGLVGGHCIGVDPYYLTHKAQEANHHPEMILAGRRINDSMGAYAAGRVLDAMMLKGLAIRGARVLVMGVAFKENCPDLRNTRVVDVIDHLRQRGVTVDVSDPWVKVEDARRELGLDLIAAPEDRAYDAVVIAVAHRQFAEMGAPRVRRLLKPDGILADLKWLFTPAEAEVRL; encoded by the coding sequence GTGGCGGACAGACACCAGGACGCGGCACCGCTGCCGTCGGACCCGAGTAAGGTGACGGTTGCCGTCATCGGGGTCGGCTATGTCGGCCTGCCCGTGGCGGTCACCTTCGGCCGGAACCAGCCCACCATCGCCTTCGACAGCAATTCCGCCCGGATCGAGGCGCTGTCCGAGGGCCGGGACGAGACCCTAGAGGTCACGGCTGAAGAGCTCGGGGCCGCCCGCCGCCTCAGCTTTTCGGCGGACCCGGCGGCGCTCGCGGCGGCGCAAGTCTATGTCGTGACGGTCCCCACGCCGATCGATGCGTTCAAACGCCCGGACCTGAGCTTTCTCGAGCGCGCGAGCGAAACCGTGGGCCGCGCGCTCGGGCGCGGCGACGTCGTGATTTACGAATCGACGGTTTTTCCCGGCGCCACCGAGGAGCACTGCGTGCCCGTCCTGGAGCGGGTCTCGGGACTGACATTCAACCAGGATTTTTACGTCGGCTACAGCCCCGAGCGTATCAATCCCGGCGACAAGCGTCATCGCCTCAGCGACATCATGAAGGTTACCTCGGGGTCGACGCCGGCGGCCGCTGATTTCGTCGACCGCCTGTATGGCAGCATCATCACTGCCGGCACCTTCAAGGCGAGTTCCATCCGGGTGGCCGAGGCCGCCAAGGTGATCGAGAATACGCAGCGCGACGTGAATATCGCCCTCGTCAACGAACTGGCCATGCTCTTCACCCGCCTCGGCCTCGATACCGAGGAAGTCCTCAAGGCCGCCGGCACGAAGTGGAACTTCCTCCCCTTCCGGCCCGGGCTCGTCGGGGGTCACTGCATCGGGGTCGACCCGTATTACCTGACCCACAAGGCGCAGGAAGCGAACCACCATCCCGAGATGATCCTGGCCGGCCGACGCATCAACGATTCGATGGGCGCCTACGCGGCCGGCCGCGTGCTCGATGCCATGATGCTCAAGGGCCTGGCCATCCGGGGTGCGCGAGTCCTGGTGATGGGCGTAGCCTTCAAGGAAAACTGCCCCGACCTGCGCAACACGCGCGTCGTCGACGTCATCGATCACCTGCGCCAGCGTGGTGTCACGGTGGATGTGAGCGACCCCTGGGTCAAGGTCGAGGATGCGCGCCGGGAGCTGGGCCTGGATCTGATCGCGGCGCCTGAGGATCGTGCCTATGATGCGGTTGTGATCGCGGTGGCGCACCGCCAGTTCGCCGAGATGGGGGCCCCGCGCGTTCGCCGCCTGCTGAAGCCCGACGGAATTCTGGCCGATCTCAAGTGGCTGTTCACACCGGCGGAGGCGGAAGTCCGGCTCTGA
- a CDS encoding TraR/DksA C4-type zinc finger protein: MTVSPPLDLALFRRRLEAERESLLALQSGARKDGEPVILDQQSVGRLSRMDAMQVQAMARATAGRRAQRLAQIAAALGRIADGSYGECAGCGEEIPQGRLEIDPAVARCVACAAEA; this comes from the coding sequence ATGACCGTATCGCCACCGCTTGATCTTGCTCTATTTCGCCGCCGTCTCGAGGCGGAGCGCGAGAGCCTTCTGGCCCTGCAGTCGGGAGCCAGGAAGGACGGAGAGCCCGTTATCCTGGACCAGCAGAGTGTCGGCCGGCTTTCGCGCATGGACGCGATGCAGGTCCAGGCCATGGCCAGGGCGACTGCCGGCCGGCGCGCCCAGCGTCTCGCCCAGATTGCGGCCGCGCTCGGCCGCATCGCGGACGGCAGCTACGGCGAATGTGCAGGCTGCGGCGAAGAAATTCCGCAGGGCCGGCTCGAGATCGACCCGGCCGTCGCGCGCTGTGTCGCCTGCGCGGCCGAGGCCTGA
- a CDS encoding Gfo/Idh/MocA family oxidoreductase, which translates to MTRKFALIGAAGYIAPRHMKAIKETGHELVAALDPNDSVGVIDSHFPAADFFTEFERFDRHIDKLRRRGEKVDFVSICSPNYLHDAHVRFGLRSAADVICEKPLVLNPWNIDGLEEIERETGKRVYNILQLRLHPSVRALRDRVMAAPKDKIFDVDLTYLTSRGKWYGVSWKGDVHKSGGVATNIGVHFFDMLSWVFGELKDSTVHIHRDDTAAGFLEYRRARVRWFLSINADYLPEQAVSSGKRTYRSIVIENEELEFSDGFGDLHTASYDAILNGHGFGLGEARSSIATVYRIREAAPAGLQGAYHPYCRQAVA; encoded by the coding sequence ATGACCAGGAAGTTCGCTCTTATTGGCGCCGCCGGCTATATCGCGCCCCGGCACATGAAGGCCATCAAGGAGACGGGGCACGAGCTGGTGGCGGCGCTCGACCCGAATGACAGCGTCGGCGTCATCGACAGCCATTTCCCGGCGGCCGATTTCTTCACCGAGTTCGAGCGTTTCGACCGGCATATCGACAAGCTCCGCCGACGGGGCGAGAAAGTCGACTTTGTCAGCATCTGCTCACCCAATTATCTGCATGATGCCCACGTGCGGTTTGGCCTGCGCTCTGCCGCCGACGTGATCTGCGAAAAGCCGCTTGTCCTCAACCCCTGGAACATCGATGGACTCGAGGAAATCGAACGCGAGACCGGCAAGCGGGTCTACAATATTCTTCAACTCCGTTTGCATCCGTCTGTCCGGGCACTTCGGGACCGGGTCATGGCGGCCCCGAAGGACAAGATCTTCGACGTGGATCTCACTTATCTGACCTCGCGGGGTAAATGGTATGGCGTGAGCTGGAAAGGGGATGTGCACAAATCGGGCGGCGTCGCCACGAATATCGGTGTTCACTTCTTCGACATGCTGTCCTGGGTCTTTGGCGAGCTCAAGGACAGCACGGTCCACATCCACCGTGATGACACGGCCGCCGGCTTTCTCGAGTATCGGCGCGCGCGTGTCCGCTGGTTTCTCTCGATCAATGCGGATTACCTGCCCGAGCAGGCCGTCTCGTCCGGCAAACGCACCTATCGCTCGATCGTGATCGAGAACGAGGAGCTCGAGTTCTCGGACGGGTTCGGCGATCTGCACACGGCCAGCTATGATGCAATCCTGAACGGCCACGGTTTCGGCCTCGGCGAGGCGCGATCGTCCATCGCGACGGTCTATCGCATCCGCGAGGCGGCGCCCGCGGGGCTTCAGGGCGCTTATCATCCCTATTGCAGGCAGGCGGTGGCTTAG